From the Alloalcanivorax dieselolei B5 genome, one window contains:
- a CDS encoding YebC/PmpR family DNA-binding transcriptional regulator, whose translation MAGHSKWANIKHRKAAQDAKRGKIFTKLIREITVSARMGGGEINDNPRLRAAVDKALTNNMTRDTIDRAIKRGAGGDDSANMEEITYEGYGKGGVAVLVETMTDNVNRTVAEVRHAFSKFGGNLGTSGSVAFLFTKRGEIFFEPGVDEEKLMELALEAGAEDVEENDDGSFLVVTAPDRSFGDVVDALKAGGLEPADAEVTMHPSTSAEMDADTAETVGKMVDHLEDLDDVQNVYTNAEWSEQ comes from the coding sequence ATGGCAGGTCATAGTAAATGGGCCAATATCAAACACCGCAAGGCGGCCCAGGACGCCAAGCGCGGTAAGATCTTCACCAAGCTGATCCGCGAGATCACCGTGTCCGCCCGCATGGGCGGCGGCGAGATCAACGATAACCCGCGTCTGCGGGCGGCGGTGGACAAGGCGCTGACCAACAATATGACCCGGGACACCATCGACCGGGCGATCAAACGTGGCGCCGGCGGTGACGACAGCGCCAACATGGAAGAGATCACCTACGAAGGTTACGGCAAGGGTGGCGTGGCGGTGCTGGTGGAAACCATGACCGACAACGTCAATCGCACCGTGGCCGAAGTGCGTCATGCCTTCTCCAAGTTTGGTGGCAATCTTGGTACCAGCGGTTCGGTGGCGTTTCTGTTCACAAAGCGGGGTGAAATCTTCTTCGAGCCCGGCGTGGACGAAGAAAAGCTGATGGAATTGGCCCTGGAAGCCGGCGCCGAGGACGTGGAAGAAAACGACGACGGCAGCTTCCTGGTGGTGACCGCCCCGGATCGCAGCTTCGGTGACGTGGTCGATGCGCTCAAGGCGGGCGGCTTGGAGCCGGCGGATGCCGAGGTCACCATGCATCCATCCACCAGCGCGGAGATGGACGCCGACACCGCCGAGACCGTGGGCAAGATGGTCGACCATCTGGAAGATCTGGACGACGTGCAGAACGTCTACACCAACGCCGAGTGGTCGGAGCAATAA
- the pal gene encoding peptidoglycan-associated lipoprotein Pal: MRSFVNPLFAVILAGVLAACSSTPTEQDTSATDTSGMDSQTGTTQPVQRPESTRPDTSSVPLTADNFHNHPSNYDGTTDTRVIYFAFDSNTVPAAAFETLRAHATYLKNNANAKLRLEGHADERGTREYNVALSERRAQAVQKFLRVQGVSSSQLEVVSYGEEKPAAFGHSEMDWAKNRRVELNYVAGRP; the protein is encoded by the coding sequence ATGCGTTCATTCGTCAATCCTTTGTTTGCCGTTATTCTGGCCGGTGTTCTTGCCGCCTGTTCCAGCACGCCCACCGAGCAGGACACGTCCGCCACGGACACCTCCGGCATGGACTCCCAGACCGGCACCACTCAGCCGGTTCAGCGTCCCGAGTCCACCCGTCCTGACACCAGCAGTGTTCCGCTGACCGCGGATAACTTCCACAACCACCCGTCCAACTACGACGGCACCACCGATACTCGTGTGATCTACTTCGCATTCGACAGCAACACCGTTCCGGCGGCCGCTTTCGAAACCCTGCGTGCCCATGCGACCTACCTGAAGAACAACGCCAACGCCAAGCTGCGCCTGGAAGGCCATGCCGACGAGCGCGGTACCCGTGAGTACAACGTGGCTCTGTCCGAGCGTCGTGCTCAGGCGGTACAGAAGTTCCTGCGCGTTCAGGGCGTATCCTCTTCCCAACTGGAAGTGGTGTCCTACGGTGAAGAGAAGCCCGCCGCTTTCGGTCACAGCGAAATGGACTGGGCGAAAAACCGTCGCGTTGAATTGAACTACGTGGCAGGTCGTCCGTAA
- the ruvB gene encoding Holliday junction branch migration DNA helicase RuvB, producing MDNDRLISSGASDPREEQHDRAIRPANLADYNGQPKVRERLEIFIDAARGRGETLDHTLIFGPPGLGKTTLAHIIAREMGSELKSTSGPVLEKAGDLAAILTNLEEGDVLFVDEIHRLSPVVEEILYPAMEDFQLDIMIGEGPAARSIKLDLPPFTLVGATTRAGLLTAPLRDRFGIVQRLEFYNVDDLSRIVARSCDILAIPVDENGAREVARRARGTPRIANRLLRRVRDYAEVKSDGRIVGPVAEAALDMLEVDSHGLDGTDRRLLNMMMHKFDGGPVGLDSLAAALNEDAGTLEEVVEPYLIQQGFIQRTSRGRQVTNHAWRHFGLRRPGSDGDLFND from the coding sequence ATGGACAATGATCGCCTGATTTCCTCCGGCGCTTCGGATCCCCGGGAAGAACAGCATGACCGGGCGATCCGGCCCGCCAATCTGGCCGATTACAACGGGCAACCCAAGGTCCGGGAGCGGCTGGAAATTTTCATCGACGCCGCCCGCGGGCGTGGCGAGACTCTTGATCACACCCTGATTTTCGGACCGCCGGGGCTGGGGAAGACCACGCTGGCCCATATCATCGCCCGGGAAATGGGGTCCGAATTGAAGTCCACCTCCGGTCCGGTGCTGGAAAAAGCCGGAGACCTGGCCGCCATCCTCACCAATCTGGAAGAGGGCGATGTGCTGTTCGTGGATGAGATCCACCGGCTGTCACCGGTGGTGGAAGAGATCCTCTATCCGGCCATGGAAGACTTCCAACTGGACATCATGATCGGCGAAGGGCCGGCGGCCCGTTCCATCAAACTGGATCTGCCGCCGTTCACCCTGGTTGGTGCCACCACTCGCGCCGGTTTGCTCACCGCGCCGTTACGTGACCGCTTCGGTATCGTGCAACGGCTGGAATTCTATAACGTCGACGACTTGTCGCGTATCGTCGCCCGTTCCTGCGACATCCTTGCCATTCCAGTGGATGAAAATGGCGCCCGGGAAGTGGCGCGCCGCGCCCGGGGTACGCCGCGGATCGCCAACCGGCTGCTGCGCCGGGTGCGGGACTATGCCGAAGTGAAAAGTGACGGTCGCATCGTCGGACCGGTGGCGGAGGCGGCGCTGGATATGCTGGAGGTGGACAGCCACGGTCTGGATGGCACCGACCGGCGGTTGCTGAACATGATGATGCATAAGTTCGACGGCGGTCCGGTGGGGCTGGACTCGTTGGCGGCGGCCCTTAACGAGGACGCCGGAACCCTGGAGGAAGTGGTGGAACCCTATCTGATTCAACAGGGTTTCATACAGCGCACGTCGCGGGGCCGGCAAGTGACCAACCACGCCTGGCGCCACTTCGGACTGCGCCGCCCGGGGAGTGATGGGGATTTGTTTAATGACTGA
- the queC gene encoding 7-cyano-7-deazaguanine synthase QueC, with amino-acid sequence MSTAVVLLSGGLDSATCLAMARAEGHRCHTIAFDYGQRTRSELKAAERVSRALGAESHRVIELGLGNIGGSALTDHDIAVPENVPEEESDGIPVTYVPARNTVFLSLALGLAEVLEADVIYIGVNAVDYSGYPDCRPAFIEAFQNMANLATKAGVEGHPIRIATPLMNLSKADIIREGTRLGLDYGLTVSCYQADEEGQACGRCDSCRLRRQGFEEALVKDPTKYQGA; translated from the coding sequence ATGAGCACCGCCGTGGTACTGCTGTCCGGGGGCCTGGATTCCGCCACCTGTCTGGCCATGGCGCGGGCCGAAGGGCACCGCTGTCATACCATCGCCTTCGACTATGGCCAGCGCACCCGCTCGGAACTGAAAGCCGCCGAACGCGTTTCCCGCGCGCTGGGCGCGGAGTCCCATCGGGTGATCGAACTGGGTCTCGGAAACATCGGCGGTTCCGCGCTCACTGACCACGACATCGCGGTGCCGGAAAACGTACCTGAAGAAGAGAGCGACGGCATTCCGGTGACCTATGTGCCGGCGCGCAACACCGTGTTTCTGTCACTGGCGCTGGGATTGGCGGAGGTGCTGGAGGCCGATGTCATTTATATCGGTGTCAACGCGGTGGATTATTCCGGTTACCCGGATTGCCGGCCGGCGTTCATCGAAGCGTTTCAGAACATGGCCAACCTGGCCACCAAAGCCGGGGTGGAAGGACACCCGATCCGTATCGCCACGCCACTGATGAATTTGTCCAAGGCGGACATCATTCGGGAAGGGACGCGGCTGGGGCTGGATTATGGCCTCACTGTGTCCTGCTATCAGGCCGACGAAGAGGGGCAGGCCTGTGGGCGCTGCGACAGTTGCCGGCTGCGCCGCCAGGGCTTCGAGGAAGCATTGGTTAAAGATCCGACAAAGTATCAGGGGGCGTGA
- the tolB gene encoding Tol-Pal system beta propeller repeat protein TolB yields MKRLILALVLATLTVAARAELLIKVTEGRVDAVPIAIVPFDGDNQAPEQVSSIVEADLHRSGQFKPLPAKNMLSRPHTKDAIIYRDFRVLGQEYLVIGHTKPRDDGRYEVTYGLYDVGRQRELFSESYSPTKAQLRDVAHAISDRIYEELTGIPGAFSTKILYVTHNRGAKLPYQLQYADADGHRVKTILSSAEPIMSPSWSPDGSKIAYVSFENNGKPNIYVHNLASGQRSVVSRERGINGAPSWSPDGQRLVITLSKDGNPELYMVNVNGGGLTRLTDNYGIDTEARWMPDGEHVVFTSSRSGGPQIYMLNINDKSARRVSFEGNYNARPDVTPDGRYLVYVHRRNGSFNVGVQDLQRGTFDIVTQTNMDESPSVAPNGSMVIYGTQRRGTGVLEAVSIDGRVKVELPSKEGEVREPAWSPFL; encoded by the coding sequence ATGAAGCGACTGATATTGGCCCTGGTCCTGGCGACACTGACGGTGGCCGCGCGGGCCGAGCTGTTGATCAAGGTCACCGAAGGACGGGTGGACGCGGTGCCGATCGCCATCGTGCCGTTTGACGGCGACAACCAGGCGCCGGAGCAGGTGTCCTCCATTGTCGAGGCGGACCTGCACCGCAGTGGTCAGTTCAAACCGCTACCGGCCAAGAACATGCTCAGCCGGCCGCACACCAAGGACGCGATCATTTACCGGGATTTCCGTGTGCTCGGCCAGGAGTATCTGGTGATCGGCCATACCAAGCCGCGGGACGATGGCCGCTATGAAGTGACCTATGGCTTGTATGACGTGGGTCGCCAGCGTGAACTGTTCAGCGAAAGCTACAGTCCCACCAAAGCTCAATTGCGGGATGTGGCCCACGCCATTTCCGATCGCATCTATGAAGAGCTCACCGGCATTCCCGGTGCCTTTTCCACCAAGATCCTTTATGTCACCCATAACCGTGGCGCCAAGCTGCCTTATCAACTGCAGTACGCCGATGCCGACGGCCATCGGGTGAAGACCATTCTGTCCAGTGCCGAGCCGATCATGAGCCCGTCCTGGTCACCGGATGGCAGCAAGATCGCCTATGTCTCCTTCGAGAACAACGGCAAGCCGAACATCTACGTGCACAATCTGGCGTCCGGACAGCGCTCGGTGGTGAGCCGGGAGCGGGGTATCAACGGCGCTCCGTCCTGGTCACCGGACGGTCAGCGTCTGGTGATCACCCTGTCCAAGGATGGTAATCCGGAGCTGTATATGGTGAATGTGAACGGCGGCGGGTTGACCCGGCTGACGGACAACTACGGTATCGATACCGAGGCGCGCTGGATGCCGGACGGCGAGCACGTGGTGTTCACGTCCAGCCGTTCCGGTGGCCCGCAGATCTACATGCTCAACATCAACGACAAATCGGCCCGGCGGGTTTCCTTCGAGGGCAATTACAACGCCCGTCCGGATGTCACCCCGGACGGCCGGTATCTGGTTTATGTGCACCGTCGCAACGGCAGTTTCAACGTCGGCGTGCAGGACCTGCAGCGGGGTACGTTCGATATTGTGACTCAGACCAATATGGATGAGTCGCCCAGTGTTGCGCCTAATGGAAGTATGGTAATTTACGGTACGCAACGTCGCGGCACGGGGGTCCTGGAGGCCGTATCCATTGATGGCAGAGTCAAGGTAGAGCTGCCGTCGAAGGAAGGGGAAGTCAGGGAACCGGCCTGGTCGCCGTTTCTGTAG
- the ybgC gene encoding tol-pal system-associated acyl-CoA thioesterase, with the protein MTEKSSTDQDFVLPVRVYIEDTDAGGIVYYVNYLKFMERARTEYLRSLGYQHYGLSEENYQFVVHSCQVRYHSPARIDDALGVSAGLRHLGKATLLFAQQVRRGDQLLCEAEIKIACVSADGIRPKALPAPLYQRFKAEYRGERAND; encoded by the coding sequence ATGACTGAAAAATCTTCGACGGATCAGGACTTTGTCCTACCGGTGCGGGTCTATATCGAAGACACTGACGCCGGCGGTATCGTCTATTACGTGAACTATTTGAAATTCATGGAACGGGCCCGTACCGAATACCTGCGCTCCCTGGGCTACCAGCATTATGGGTTGTCCGAGGAGAATTATCAGTTCGTGGTGCATTCCTGCCAAGTGCGCTACCACAGTCCCGCGCGTATCGATGACGCCCTCGGTGTCAGCGCCGGACTGCGCCATCTGGGCAAGGCGACGTTGCTGTTCGCCCAACAGGTGCGCCGCGGAGATCAGCTTCTATGTGAAGCGGAAATCAAAATAGCCTGCGTCAGTGCCGACGGTATTCGCCCGAAAGCGTTGCCGGCGCCGCTGTACCAAAGATTCAAGGCCGAATATCGAGGAGAACGGGCCAATGATTGA
- the queE gene encoding 7-carboxy-7-deazaguanine synthase QueE, with translation MELRITEIFHSLQGEARSVGRPTVFVRLTGCPQRCVWCDTEYAFQGGQKWSLDDILETVDGYGAGYVTVTGGEPLAQPNCLPLLTLLCDRGYEVSLETGGAMDIAAVDERVSVVMDLKAPGSGEQHNNRLENIPLLRPNHQVKFVLADRRDYDWARFMLDQHQLARRVSDVLFSPVQGQLAPTDLADWIVRDRLPVRFQIQLHKLLWNDAQGR, from the coding sequence GTGGAACTGCGTATCACCGAGATTTTTCACTCTCTGCAGGGCGAAGCCCGCAGCGTGGGACGGCCCACCGTCTTCGTGCGGCTGACCGGCTGCCCCCAGCGTTGCGTCTGGTGTGATACGGAATATGCCTTTCAGGGCGGGCAAAAATGGTCCCTGGACGATATTCTCGAGACCGTGGACGGCTACGGAGCAGGCTATGTCACGGTGACCGGCGGCGAACCGCTGGCGCAACCCAACTGCCTGCCCCTACTGACGCTTTTGTGTGACCGGGGCTATGAGGTGAGTCTGGAAACCGGGGGCGCCATGGACATCGCCGCCGTGGACGAGCGCGTCTCGGTGGTGATGGATCTGAAGGCGCCGGGCTCCGGTGAGCAGCACAATAATCGGCTGGAAAACATTCCACTGCTGCGGCCGAACCATCAGGTGAAGTTCGTGCTGGCGGACCGTCGCGACTACGACTGGGCCCGCTTCATGCTTGATCAGCACCAATTGGCACGGCGGGTGTCCGATGTGCTGTTCTCGCCGGTGCAGGGGCAGCTAGCACCGACCGACCTGGCGGATTGGATCGTGCGGGACCGCTTGCCGGTACGCTTCCAGATCCAGCTGCATAAATTACTGTGGAACGATGCTCAGGGGCGCTGA
- the ruvA gene encoding Holliday junction branch migration protein RuvA gives MIGQLKGQLLDKRPPWLLLDVGGVGYEVEAPMTVFYDMPEVGASLTLHTHFVVREDAQLLYGFNSRYERELFRSLIKVNGVGPKMALAILSGIEADRLAACIRDQDTSSLVKVPGIGKKTAERLVIEMSDRLDKLEGAPAMPSGLVSQAGANGVRDDAVAALEALGYRNKDAVAAVARAAEAGEETSEGLIRRALRGLAK, from the coding sequence ATGATCGGACAACTCAAAGGACAACTGCTGGACAAACGGCCGCCCTGGCTGCTGCTGGATGTGGGTGGTGTTGGCTACGAAGTGGAAGCGCCGATGACGGTGTTCTATGACATGCCGGAAGTCGGGGCGTCGTTGACACTGCATACCCATTTCGTGGTTCGCGAGGATGCCCAACTGCTGTACGGCTTCAACAGCCGTTATGAGCGCGAGCTGTTCCGCAGCCTGATCAAGGTCAACGGTGTCGGCCCGAAAATGGCGCTGGCGATTCTCTCCGGCATCGAAGCGGATCGGCTGGCCGCCTGTATCCGTGATCAGGACACCAGCTCCCTGGTGAAGGTGCCGGGTATCGGCAAGAAAACCGCCGAGCGTCTGGTTATCGAGATGTCCGATCGCCTGGACAAGCTGGAAGGCGCGCCGGCGATGCCGTCGGGGCTGGTGTCCCAGGCCGGCGCCAATGGCGTTCGTGACGACGCGGTGGCGGCGCTGGAAGCTCTGGGCTATCGCAATAAGGACGCGGTGGCGGCGGTGGCCCGCGCGGCGGAGGCCGGGGAGGAGACCAGCGAAGGTCTTATTCGCCGGGCTCTGCGTGGTCTGGCAAAGTGA
- the ruvC gene encoding crossover junction endodeoxyribonuclease RuvC, with product MTILLGIDPGSRHTGYGVIEQQGNRSRALTFGTISTRGEDMAPRLGQIFTGLTELLTRFQPAEISIEKVFMARNADSALKLGQARGAALAALVQSGAPIFEYSARQVKQAVVGSGGAEKVQVAEMVRHLLGLDKRPQADAADALAIALCHAHMRVSLARIAGASAVRRRRIR from the coding sequence ATGACCATTTTGCTCGGTATCGACCCTGGCTCCCGGCACACCGGTTACGGTGTCATCGAGCAGCAGGGTAATCGCAGCCGCGCTTTGACCTTCGGCACCATCAGTACCCGCGGTGAGGACATGGCGCCACGCCTGGGGCAGATTTTCACCGGGCTGACCGAGCTGCTGACGCGCTTTCAGCCGGCGGAAATCAGTATCGAAAAGGTGTTCATGGCACGCAACGCGGATTCCGCGCTGAAGCTGGGTCAGGCCCGGGGCGCCGCGTTGGCGGCGCTGGTGCAAAGTGGCGCGCCGATATTTGAGTACTCCGCCCGCCAGGTGAAACAGGCGGTGGTGGGGAGCGGCGGCGCCGAGAAGGTTCAGGTGGCGGAAATGGTCCGGCATTTGCTGGGTTTGGACAAACGCCCGCAGGCGGATGCCGCCGATGCTCTGGCCATCGCCCTGTGTCATGCGCACATGCGCGTATCGCTGGCACGCATCGCCGGCGCCAGCGCGGTAAGACGAAGACGGATACGATGA
- the tolQ gene encoding protein TolQ, whose protein sequence is MIEASDMSIASLVLHAGPVVKAVMLVLLFASLFSWYVIVTRYRVLSRARKAGQAFEEKFWSGGDLASLYNQVRKKSNPDSGTEAIFRAGFQEFVRLSKTSRDSDAVMDGAQRAMRVALQREEARLSRYLPFLASVGSTSPYIGLFGTVWGIMHSFRALANVTQATLSVVAPGIAEALVATAIGLFAAIPAVMAYNRYASLSDSLVGNCEMFAEEFSAVLHRQAHSREE, encoded by the coding sequence ATGATTGAAGCCTCCGACATGTCCATTGCTTCCCTGGTGCTGCATGCCGGGCCGGTGGTGAAGGCGGTAATGCTGGTGCTGCTGTTCGCCTCCCTGTTCTCCTGGTATGTGATCGTTACCCGCTACCGGGTATTGAGCCGGGCGCGCAAGGCGGGGCAGGCGTTCGAGGAAAAATTCTGGTCCGGCGGTGATCTGGCCAGCCTGTATAACCAGGTGCGCAAGAAATCCAATCCGGATTCCGGTACCGAGGCGATTTTCCGCGCCGGGTTCCAGGAATTCGTGCGGTTGTCGAAGACCTCCCGGGACAGTGACGCGGTGATGGACGGTGCCCAGCGGGCCATGCGCGTGGCGCTGCAGCGGGAAGAGGCGAGGCTGTCCCGCTACCTGCCGTTCCTGGCGTCGGTGGGCTCCACCAGTCCTTACATCGGCCTGTTCGGCACGGTATGGGGCATCATGCATTCGTTCCGCGCCCTGGCCAATGTGACCCAGGCCACGCTCAGCGTGGTGGCCCCGGGTATCGCCGAGGCGCTGGTGGCCACCGCCATCGGCCTGTTCGCGGCGATTCCGGCGGTGATGGCCTACAACCGCTACGCTTCTCTGTCCGATTCCCTGGTGGGCAACTGCGAAATGTTCGCCGAGGAGTTTTCCGCCGTTCTCCACCGCCAGGCCCATAGCCGGGAGGAGTAG
- a CDS encoding cell envelope integrity protein TolA, translated as MSDRGVGAGLSLFLHLLVLGMVLFTWTSEPELRRPPKIPPHVMAVVTDQTERAAAPTRPEPKQETPQPKPEPKPKPKPEPKPEPKPEPKPKPEPKPEPKPKPEPKPELKPKPEPKPEPKKPEPKPKPKPEPPLKFEQPDMEELLAQERLEMARQGKKQDQENPGSGDPDSKVEQETASYIDAISSAVAQRWRIPGNYRNRNDIRTRVRIRMVPGGDVVNVDVVKSSGYPDFDDSVVKGVQLASPLPVPKGDGFEEFRTLVLEFEPGDAK; from the coding sequence ATGAGTGACCGTGGGGTAGGCGCGGGGCTGTCCCTGTTCCTGCACCTGTTGGTGTTGGGAATGGTGCTGTTTACCTGGACCTCCGAGCCGGAACTGCGCCGTCCCCCGAAGATTCCTCCTCATGTGATGGCGGTGGTTACCGACCAGACCGAGCGGGCGGCGGCGCCCACCCGTCCCGAGCCCAAGCAAGAGACGCCGCAGCCCAAACCAGAGCCCAAGCCGAAACCTAAACCGGAGCCTAAGCCGGAACCGAAGCCGGAACCGAAGCCCAAGCCTGAGCCGAAGCCGGAACCCAAACCGAAACCCGAGCCTAAGCCAGAGCTGAAACCGAAGCCCGAACCCAAACCGGAACCCAAAAAACCGGAACCGAAACCGAAACCGAAACCGGAGCCACCGCTCAAGTTCGAGCAGCCGGACATGGAGGAACTGCTGGCTCAGGAACGGCTGGAGATGGCGCGTCAGGGTAAGAAGCAGGACCAGGAGAATCCCGGCAGCGGTGACCCGGACAGCAAGGTGGAACAGGAAACCGCCAGCTATATTGACGCCATCTCCTCGGCGGTGGCCCAACGCTGGCGCATTCCCGGCAACTACCGTAACCGGAACGACATCCGTACCCGGGTACGTATCCGGATGGTTCCCGGCGGTGACGTGGTCAATGTGGATGTGGTGAAGTCCAGCGGTTATCCGGACTTCGATGATTCCGTGGTCAAGGGCGTACAACTGGCCAGCCCCCTGCCGGTGCCGAAAGGCGACGGTTTTGAAGAGTTCCGAACGCTTGTGCTCGAATTTGAACCTGGAGATGCCAAATGA
- the tolR gene encoding protein TolR has protein sequence MRRHTPRKLAAEMNVVPYIDVMLVLLVIFMATAPMMTQGVSVDLPQANSAPLPTENDEPVMIAVAADGGYYINVGDDSEAATDLEALTQRVTAIHSEKPETLFLVRGDQNVPYGKVVVLMSELQSAGVTKLGLVTDPAELP, from the coding sequence ATGCGCAGGCATACTCCGCGGAAGCTGGCCGCGGAGATGAACGTGGTGCCTTACATCGACGTGATGCTGGTGCTGCTGGTGATCTTCATGGCCACCGCGCCGATGATGACCCAGGGGGTCTCCGTGGATCTGCCCCAGGCCAATAGCGCGCCGCTGCCGACGGAAAATGACGAGCCGGTGATGATCGCGGTGGCCGCCGATGGCGGCTACTACATTAATGTCGGCGACGACAGTGAAGCCGCCACCGATCTGGAAGCATTGACCCAGCGGGTCACCGCCATTCACAGCGAGAAACCGGAAACCCTGTTCCTGGTGCGCGGTGATCAGAACGTGCCCTATGGCAAAGTAGTGGTACTGATGTCGGAGCTGCAGAGCGCCGGCGTCACCAAGCTGGGCCTGGTGACCGACCCGGCGGAGTTGCCATGA
- the nadA gene encoding quinolinate synthase NadA: MSAQAKELVRAHLAHAGGEQEMTLEQREFYRERIKEKLQARDAVMVAHYYTDPEIQALAEETGGCVADSLEMARFGKEHPASTLIVAGVRFMGETAKILSPEKRVFMPTLEATCSLDIGCPEDEFAAFCEQHPDRTVVVYANTSAAVKARADWVVTSSIAVELIEYLDQRGEKILWAPDQHLGAYVRDKTGADVLCWDGACIVHEEFKARGVEELKAVHPGAAVLVHPESPASVVAIADVVGSTSQLIKAATEMPNDTFIVATDKGIFYKMQQLAPEKTFIEAPTAGSGATCRSCAHCPWMAMNGLENTLAVLQDDNGCGQEIFVDPDLARRAMVPLDRMLDFGKSLKR, encoded by the coding sequence ATGAGTGCTCAGGCTAAAGAACTGGTCCGCGCCCATCTGGCCCATGCCGGTGGCGAGCAGGAGATGACCCTGGAACAGCGGGAATTCTACCGCGAGCGGATTAAAGAGAAGTTACAGGCCCGCGACGCGGTGATGGTGGCGCACTATTACACTGATCCGGAGATCCAGGCTCTGGCCGAGGAAACCGGCGGTTGCGTGGCGGATTCCCTGGAAATGGCCCGCTTCGGCAAGGAGCATCCGGCCAGTACCCTGATCGTGGCCGGTGTGCGTTTCATGGGCGAGACGGCGAAGATTCTCAGCCCGGAAAAGCGGGTGTTCATGCCCACTCTGGAAGCCACCTGCTCCCTGGATATCGGCTGTCCGGAGGATGAGTTCGCCGCCTTCTGCGAACAGCATCCGGACCGTACCGTGGTGGTTTACGCCAATACCTCCGCGGCGGTGAAAGCCCGGGCTGACTGGGTGGTGACGTCGTCCATCGCGGTGGAACTGATCGAGTATCTGGACCAGCGCGGCGAGAAGATTCTATGGGCGCCGGATCAGCATCTGGGAGCCTATGTGCGCGACAAGACCGGTGCCGATGTGCTCTGTTGGGACGGCGCCTGTATCGTCCACGAGGAGTTCAAGGCGCGCGGCGTGGAAGAGCTGAAAGCCGTCCATCCCGGTGCCGCGGTACTGGTGCACCCGGAGTCACCGGCCTCGGTGGTGGCCATCGCTGACGTGGTGGGTTCCACCTCGCAGTTGATCAAAGCGGCCACCGAGATGCCCAACGACACCTTCATCGTCGCCACCGACAAGGGCATCTTCTACAAGATGCAGCAACTGGCGCCGGAGAAGACCTTCATCGAAGCGCCCACCGCCGGCAGCGGCGCCACGTGCCGCAGTTGTGCCCATTGCCCGTGGATGGCCATGAACGGCCTGGAGAACACCCTGGCGGTGCTGCAGGACGACAACGGTTGCGGGCAGGAAATCTTTGTCGATCCGGACCTGGCCCGCCGCGCCATGGTGCCTCTGGACCGCATGCTGGATTTTGGCAAGAGCCTGAAACGCTGA
- the ybgF gene encoding tol-pal system protein YbgF yields MITAQAQTGPLSVEDRSGSRGGARTVAAEPAGGNDGVIMLMQQMQQYEEQLQDLQGQIERLRHEVDRLKAAERERYLDLDTRINALVESTAPAPADSENATGDGEEGGEPAADPQADRQAYNDAQRKLLDRDFEGAVPALETYLEEYPNGRYRPQAHFWLGEAYSNLKSPQLTKAREQFSKVVDDYPDHSRAPTSLYKLASLQARGGSTVQARDTLNRLVKQYPDSSEAELAKAMLKQLGN; encoded by the coding sequence GTGATTACTGCGCAGGCGCAGACCGGCCCTCTGTCCGTGGAGGACCGTAGCGGTTCCCGGGGTGGTGCTCGCACCGTCGCTGCGGAACCCGCTGGCGGTAACGACGGCGTGATCATGCTGATGCAGCAAATGCAGCAGTATGAGGAACAGCTCCAGGATTTACAGGGACAGATCGAACGTCTGCGCCATGAAGTGGACCGGCTCAAGGCCGCCGAGCGTGAGCGTTATCTGGACCTGGATACCCGAATCAATGCTCTGGTGGAGAGTACCGCGCCGGCTCCGGCCGACAGCGAGAACGCCACCGGGGATGGAGAGGAAGGCGGCGAGCCGGCGGCGGATCCGCAAGCCGATCGCCAAGCCTATAATGATGCCCAGCGTAAATTGCTGGACCGCGACTTCGAAGGCGCCGTACCGGCCCTGGAAACCTATCTGGAAGAGTATCCGAACGGCCGGTATCGTCCGCAGGCCCACTTCTGGCTGGGTGAAGCCTATTCCAACCTGAAATCACCGCAACTGACCAAGGCCCGGGAACAGTTCTCCAAGGTGGTGGACGATTACCCGGATCACAGCCGGGCGCCCACCAGCCTGTACAAACTGGCCAGCCTGCAGGCGCGGGGCGGCAGTACCGTCCAGGCTCGCGACACTCTGAACCGTCTGGTCAAACAGTATCCGGACTCCTCCGAGGCGGAGCTGGCCAAGGCCATGCTCAAGCAACTGGGCAACTGA